NNNNNNNNNNNNNNNNNNNNNNNNNNNNNNNNNNNNNNNNNNNNNNNNNNNNNNNNNNNNNNNNNNNNNNNNNNNNNNNNNNNNNNNNNNNNNNNNNNNNNNNNNNNNNNNNNNNNNNNNNNNNNNNNNNNNNNNNNNNNNNNNNNNNNNNNNNNNNNNNNNNNNNNNNNNNNNNNNNNNNNNNNNNNNNNNNNNNNNNNNNNNNNNNNNNNNNNNNNNNNNNNNNNNNNNNNNNNNNNNNNNNNNNNNNNNNNNNNNNNNNNNNNNNNNNNNNNNNNNNNNNNNNNNNNNNNNNNNNNNNNNNNNNNNNNNNNNNNNNNNNNNNNNNNNNNNNNNNNNNNNNNNNNNNNNNNNNNNNNNNNNNNNNNNNNNNNNNNNNNNNNNNNNNNNNNNNNNNNNNNNNNNNNNNNNNNNNNNNNNNNNNNNNNNNNNNNNNNNNNNNNNNNNNNNNNNNNNNNNNNNNNNNNNNNNNNNNNNNNNNNNNNNNNNNNNNNNNNNNNNNNNNNNNNNNNNNNNNNNNNNNNNNNNNNNNNNNNNNNNNNNNNNNNNNNNNNNNNNNNNNNNNNNNNNNNNNNNNNNNNNNNNNNNNNNNNNNNNNNNNNNNNNNNNNNNNNNNNNNNNNNNNNNNNNNNNNNNNNNNNNNNNNNNNNNNNNNNNNNNNNNNNNNNNNNNNNNNNNNNNNNNNNNNNNNNNNNNNNNNNNNNNNNNNNNNNNNNNNNNNNNNNNNNNNNNNNNNNNNNNNNNNNNNNNNNNNNNNNNNNNNNNNNNNNNNNNNNNNNNNNNNNNNNNNNNNNNNNNNNNNNNNNNNNNNNNNNNNNNNNNNNNNNNNNNNNNNNNNNNNNNNNNNNNNNNNNNNNNNNNNNNNNNNNNNNNNNNNNNNNNNNNNNNNNNNNNNNNNNNNNNNNNNNNNNNNNNNNNNNNNNNNNNNNNNNNNNNNNNNNNNNNNNNNNNNNNNNNNNNNNNNNNNNNNNNNNNNNNNNNNNNNNNNNNNNNNNNNNNNNNNNNNNNNNNNNNNNNNNNNNNNNNNNNNNNNNNNNNNNNNNNNNNNNNNNNNNNNNNNNNNNNNNNNNNNNNNNNNNNNNNNNNNNNNNNNNNNNNNNNNNNNNNNNNNNNNNNNNNNNNNNNNNNNNNNNNNNNNNNNNNNNNNNNNNNNNNNNNNNNNNNNNNNNNNNNNNNNNNNNNNNNNNNNNNNNNNNNNNNNNNNNNNNNNNNNNNNNNNNNNNNNNNNNNNNNNNNNNNNNNNNNNNNNNNNNNNNNNNNNNNNNNNNNNNNNNNNNNNNNNNNNNNNNNNNNNNNNNNNNNNNNNNNNNNNNNNNNNNNNNNNNNNNNNNNNNNNNNNNNNNNNNNNNNNNNNNNNNNNNNNNNNNNNNNNNNNNNNNNNNNNNNNNNNNNNNNNNNNNNNNNNNNNNNNNNNNNNNNNNNNNNNNNNNNNNNNNNNNNNNNNNNNNNNNNNNNNNNNNNNNNNNNNNNNNNNNNNNNNNNNNNNNNNNNNNNNNNNNNNNNNNNNNNNNNNNNNNNNNNNNNNNNNNNNNNNNNNNNNNNNNNNNNNNNNNNNNNNNNNNNNNNNNNNNNNNNNNNNNNNNNNNNNNNNNNNNNNNNNNNNNNNNNNNNNNNNNNNNNNNNNNNNNNNNNNNNNNNNNNNNNNNNNNNNNNNNNNNNNNNNNNNNNNNNNNNNNNNNNNNNNNNNNNNNNNNNNNNNNNNNNNNNNNNNNNNNNNNNNNNNNNNNNNNNNNNNNNNNNNNNNNNNNNNNNNNNNNNNNNNNNNNNNNNNNNNNNNNNNNNNNNNNNNNNNNNNNNNNNNNNNNNNNNNNNNNNNNNNNNNNNNNNNNNNNNNNNNNNNNNNNNNNNNNNNNNNNNNNNNNNNNNNNNNNNNNNNNNNNNNNNNNNNNNNNNNNNNNNNNNNNNNNNNNNNNNNNNNNNNNNNNNNNNNNNNNNNNNNNNNNNNNNNNNNNNNNNNNNNNNNNNNNNNNNNNNNNNNNNNNNNNNNNNNNNNNNNNNNNNNNNNNNNNNNNNNNNNNNNNNNNNNNNNNNNNNNNNNNNNNNNNNNNNNNNNNNNNNNNNNNNNNNNNNNNNNNNNNNNNNNNNNNNNNNNNNNNNNNNNNNNNNNNNNNNNNNNNNNNNNNNNNNNNNNNNNNNNNNNNNNNNNNNNNNNNNNNNNNNNNNNNNNNNNNNNNNNNNNNNNNNNNNNNNNNNNNNNNNNNNNNNNNNNNNNNNNNNNNNNNNNNNNNNNNNNNNNNNNNNNNNNNNNNNNNNNNNNNNNNNNNNNNNNNNNNNNNNNNNNNNNNNNNNNNNNNNNNNNNNNNNNNNNNNNNNNNNNNNNNNNNNNNNNNNNNNNNNNNNNNNNNNNNNNNNNNNNNNNNNNNNNNNNNNNNNNNNNNNNNNNNNNNNNNNNNNNNNNNNNNNNNNNNNNNNNNNNNNNNNNNNNNNNNNNNNNNNNNNNNNNNNNNNNNNNNNNNNNNNNNNNNNNNNNNNNNNNNNNNNNNNNNNNNNNNNNNNNNNNNNNNNNNNNNNNNNNNNNNNNNNNNNNNNNNNNNNNNNNNNNNNNNNNNNNNNNNNNNNNNNNNNNNNNNNNNNNNNNNNNNNNNNNNNNNNNNNNNNNNNNNNNNNNNNNNNNNNNNNNNNNNNNNNNNNNNNNNNNNNNNNNNNNNNNNNNNNNNNNNNNNNNNNNNNNNNNNNNNNNNNNNNNNNNNNNNNNNNNNNNNNNNNNNNNNNNNNNNNNNNNNNNNNNNNNNNNNNNNNNNNNNNNNNNNNNNNNNNNNNNNNNNNNNNNNNNNNNNNNNNNNNNNNNNNNNNNNNNNNNNNNNNNNNNNNNNNNNNNNNNNNNNNNNNNNNNNNNNNNNNNNNNNNNNNNNNNNNNNNNNNNNNNNNNNNNNNNNNNNNNNNNNNNNNNNNNNNNNNNNNNNNNNNNNNNNNNNNNNNNNNNNNNNNNNNNNNNNNNNNNNNNNNNNNNNNNNNNNAAGTGTAATAAAGCGGTATTGACATCCTTAAGGCGTTGAAGACCGAGACCTCCCATATCGACTGGCGAAGCAACCATATCCCACGCAACCCAATGAACCTTTCTTATTTCCGAATTTCCACCCCACAGGAATTTTCGAATAAGCGATTCCAAAACCTGAATAATCTTCACGGGAGCCCGATACAATGAAAAATAATAACATGGGAGACTCTCAAGCACGAAACGGATTAGAGTGACTCTTCCCCCCATAGATAGGATAGAAGCTTTCCACATCGAGAGTCTCTTCTCAAACACGTCAACAACCGGCTGCCAACTTGAAGTTTTATTCATATTGGAACCCACACAAAGGCCGAGAAATTTGAAAGGGAAAGAATCCGGTTGACATCCAACAAAACCCGCCATCTCGTCTACTTCTCCAGGTTGCACCCCTACTCCTATAAGATTGGATTTATCCAAGTTAATCCTGAGGCCCGAGCAAAGATGGAAGCACTTCAGGATTCTGACAACATTCCGAATATTTTCCTTTGACCATTCACCCATTATAATTGCGTCATCCGCATAAAAAAGGTGCGTTATTGAAGGGCCTCCGTTCGGAAGACTAACACCCTTGATAATCCCAAGATTACTCGCTCTATTAAACATACACGTTAACGCTTCCATAACTATGACAAAAAGAAAAGGCGAGATTGGGTCACCTTGACGCATCCCTTTGTGGCATTTAAATTCGAACGTTGGGGACCCGTTGACCAAAACCGAGGCTCTAGCCGAACATAAAACTCCCTTTATCCATGAACACTATTTACTAGAAAAACCCATTTGCTCCAGAATATCCAAAACAAAATTCCAGTTTATGTTATCGTACGCCTTCTCGAAGTCAACCTTGAGAAAGAAAGTTTTTCGTTTACTTTTACGACTCCAGTTCTGAATTTCGTTAACTATCAACGGGCCATCCAGGATGTACCGGCCTCGAATGAAAGCTGACTGAGAACCCGAGATGACTGAGTCTAACACCCTTTTAAGCCTACCAGCCAATACCTTCGAAATGACTTTGTTGACAATCCCCACCAAGCTGATCGGACGATATTCTTTCAAACTGATCGGGTCGATAACTTTGGGGACCAAGGCTATGAATGAGGAACCGCAGCCCAAATTTATCACCCCATTCACAAAAAATTCCTCCATAATTTTGAACAAATCTTCCTCGAATAAATTCCAGAATCGCTTAATTAACCGGAAGCTTATACCGTCCGGACCCAGAGCCCGGTCGTCGCCACAGTAAAAAACAGCCCTTTTCACTTCATCTTTACTGAACCGAGCGTCAAGACATCCCGCTTCCGTACCCGAAATCCTCCTTATGTCCGGACAATTAAGGCGAGGCCGATCGGCCCACTCCTCAATAAATTTATCTCTAAAAAACCTGTAGATTTCCTTCTTCACGAGCGTTGGTTTGGACACCCAAGAGCCATTGACTTCCAATCCATGTATCGAATTGGAAGCCTTCCTGCAGTTTACCATAGCGTGAAAAAATTTCGTATTTTCGTCCCTGTCCTTCGCCCATTTTATCCTTGATCTTTGTTTCATATCTTTACTCTTTCGCTCTTCTACTTCCTTTAACACTTTCTTACTTTCAATCAGAATCCATTGTTCCTCTTCCGAAAGACTCCGATCGTCCAAAATCTCATGAATACTTTCAAGGTCTGATAAAGCCGCCGACTCAACTTCAGAGCTCCTCTTGAGCATTTCATCCCTCCATTTCTTTATTTCGGCTCTGAGAATACACAATTTCTTCACAAAACGGACATCCGGAGGTCCACTAATTCCAGGATCTTTATTAAGAGCCGAGACAACCGCTTCATTAAAACCCGGTAAATCAAACCAAGAATCAAAAATCCGCATTGGCTTAGGACCAAAATTCACCAGGTCCGTCTTTAAGATAATTGCACAGTGACCAGATAAGAAAGACGGCACCGCTTCGACATCCACCTCAGGCCAAGTGTTGAAAAAAACCGGATTCACCAGGAATCTATCCAACTTGCTTTGTTTACTACCGTCAGCGGCCGAGAAAGTGTACTTAGATCCTCTCATATTGTATTCAAGAAGCCCCGAgtcaaaaataaaattattaaaattagACGAGCATGACAACTTGAAAGAGCAATTCCTCCGTTCTTCACGAGACCTGACAACGTTAAAATCACCCGTGACAACACACAACCCGTCCCAACCCGAAATCAAAAGACTCAATTCATCCCAAAGAGACTTCTTAGCCACAACACTTTGAGGAGCATACACATTGAAAATGCAGAAGGCCAGACCACTACCTGCCAGCGTGCCCGAAACCTGCATATAATTCCTGTTTTTAACTACACTAGATAGATGAAAGAGACTGGAATCCCAGATGCACAGAAGACCACCAGAAAGACCAACCGAATCCACACTCTCGAAGCCAAAGTTTTTACTCCCCCAACATCCAGAAATCACCTCCGCCGTTACCGAAGTCGATTTTGTTTCCTAGAGAGCCAGAAAACCAATACTATGCCTAGCTTTCAGAGACTTAATCCATCGCTGTTTCTCCAACCCCCTATACCTCGGACATTAAAAGATAACAGATTCATATCGAAACTCCATTAATACCTGATGACCCGAAAAACT
This is a stretch of genomic DNA from Helianthus annuus cultivar XRQ/B chromosome 16, HanXRQr2.0-SUNRISE, whole genome shotgun sequence. It encodes these proteins:
- the LOC118488182 gene encoding uncharacterized protein LOC118488182 gives rise to the protein MQVSGTLAGSGLAFCIFNVYAPQSVVAKKSLWDELSLLISGWDGLCVVTGDFNVVRSREERRNCSFKLSCSSNFNNFIFDSGLLEYNMRGSKYTFSAADGSKQSKLDRFLVNPVFFNTWPEVDVEAVPSFLSGHCAIILKTDLVNFGPKPMRIFDSWFDLPGFNEAVVSALNKDPGISGPPDVRFVKKLCILRAEIKKWRDEMLKRSSEVESAALSDLESIHEILDDRSLSEEEQWILIESKKVLKEVEERKSKDMKQRSRIKWAKDRDENTKFFHAMVNCRKASNSIHGLEVNGSWVSKPTLVKKEIYRFFRDKFIEEWADRPRLNCPDIRRISGTEAGCLDARFSKDEVKRAVFYCGDDRALGPDGISFRLIKRFWNLFEEDLFKIMEEFFVNGVINLGCGSSFIALVPKVIDPISLKEYRPISLVGIVNKVISKVLAGRLKRVLDSVISGSQSAFIRGRYILDGPLIVNEIQNWSRKSKRKTFFLKVDFEKAYDNINWNFVLDILEQMGFSSK